In one Elephas maximus indicus isolate mEleMax1 chromosome 9, mEleMax1 primary haplotype, whole genome shotgun sequence genomic region, the following are encoded:
- the ENTPD2 gene encoding ectonucleoside triphosphate diphosphohydrolase 2, with translation MAGKVLSLLPLLLLAVAGLVGLLLLSFRTRDVPEPPGLKYGIVLDAGSSHTSLFVYKWPADKENDTGIVGQHSSCDVRGGGISSYADNPSGAGQSLVECLDQALRDVPKNRHAGTPLYLGATAGMRLLHLTNPEASASILAAVTQTLSRYPFDFRGAHILSGQDEGVFGWVTVNYLLENFIKYGWVGRWFPPKKGTTGAMDLGGASTQITFETASPAEDPASEVQLCLYGQRYRVYTHSFLCYGRDQVLQRLLASVIQTQGFHPCWPRGYVAKVLLQDVYGSPCTAAQRPQTFNSNASISVSGSGDPALCQNLVMGLFNSSSCHFSRCSFDNTFQPPVAGNFIAFSAFFYTVNFLRIVTGLPVASLQQLEAATVTICSQTWNELQTRAPGEGSRLADYCAGATFVWQLMSRGYGFDERAFGRVTFQQKAGDTAIGWALGYMLNLTNMIPADPPGLRKGSEFGSWVVLLLLFAALLLAALVLLLRQVRSVK, from the exons ATGGCCGGGAAGGTGCTGTCTCTCCTGCCCTTGCTGCTGCTGGCCGTGGCGGGGCTCGTCGGCCTGCTCCTGCTCAGCTTCCGCACCCGCGACGTCCCGGAGCCGCCCGGCCTCAAG TACGGCATTGTCCTGGATGCTGGCTCTTCGCACACGTCCCTGTTTGTCTACAAGTGGCCAGCAGACAAGGAGAACGACACTGGTATCGTGGGCCAGCACAGCTCCTGCGACGTGCGGG GTGGGGGCATCTCCAGCTATGCAGACAACCCCTCTGGGGCTGGCCAGAGTCTTGTTGAATGCCTGGACCAGGCGCTTCGGGATGTGCCTAAGAACAGACACGCTGGCACACCCCTCTACCTGGGAGCCACCGCAGGCATGCGGCTGCTCCA CCTGACCAATCCTGAGGCCTCAGCCAGTATCCTTGCGGCCGTGACACAGACGCTGAGTCGTTATCCTTTTGACTTCCGGGGTGCCCACATCCTCTCAGGCCAGGATGAGGGGGTGTTCGGCTGGGTGACTGTCAACTACCTGCTTGAGAACTTCATCAAG TACGGCTGGGTGGGCCGGTGGTTCCCACCAAAGAAGGGGACGACGGGGGCCATGGACCTGGGGGGTGCCTCCACACAGATCACCTTCGAGACAGCCAGTCCAGCTGAAGATCCAGCCAGTGAGGTCCAGCTGTGCCTCTATGGCCAGCGCTACCGTGTCTACACCCATAGCTTTCTCTGTTATGGCCGTGACCAGGTCCTCCAGAGGCTGCTGGCCAGTGTTATCCAG ACCCAAGGCTTTCACCCCTGCTGGCCGAGGGGCTATGTTGCCAAGGTGCTCCTTCAGGATGTGTATGGGTCCCCGTGCACAGCAGCCCAGAGGCCCCAGACCTTCAACAGCAATGCCAGCATCAGCGTGTCCGGCAGCGGTGACCCTGCCCTCTGCCAAAACCTCGTGATGGGCCTCTTCAATTCCTCTTCCTGCCACTTTTCCCGCTGCTCCTTTGACAACACCTTCCAGCCTCCTGTAGCGGGGAACTTTATC gccttctctgctttcttctacACTGTGAACTTCCTGAGGATTGTGACAGGGCTGCCCGTGGCAAGCCTGCAGCAGCTGGAGGCAGCCACAGTGACCATCTGCAGCCAGACCTGGAATGAG CTGCAGACCCGGGCGCCAGGGGAGGGGTCCCGCCTGGCCGACTACTGCGCAGGGGCCACGTTCGTGTGGCAGCTGATGAGCCGCGGCTATGGCTTTGACGAGCGCGCCTTCGGCCGAGTGACCTTCCAGCAGAAG GCCGGGGACACGGCGATCGGCTGGGCGCTCGGCTACATGCTCAATTTGACCAACATGATCCCCGCCGACCCGCCAGGGCTGCGCAAGGGCTCGGAGTTCGGCTCCTGGGTCGTCCTTCTCCTGCTCTTCGCAGCCTTGCTCCTGGCCGCGCTTGTCCTTTTGCTGCGCCAGGTGCGCTCTGTCAAGTAG
- the FUT7 gene encoding alpha-(1,3)-fucosyltransferase 7, whose product MLLALPLCCPLSMPPGPSGLHEPPRLCPLCTPFLKVLARWRLRAWWSLAGGALLLALWLLWPPRLVPGETLEPQPTLTILVWHWPFADEPPDLPSDTCTRFGATHCRLSANRSLLASADAVVFHHRELQAHRVRLPLDRRPQGQPWVWASMESPSHTHGLRRLHGIFNWVLSYRQDSDIFVPYGHLEPRTGPPPPPLPTKSGVATWVVSNFQERQQRARLYRQLAPYLRIDVFGRAIGRPLCADCLLPTVARYRFYLAFENSQHRDYITEKFWRNALAAGTVPVVLGPPRANYEAFVPPDTFVHVDDFGSTRELAAFLAGMNKTRYQRFFAWRDQLRVRLVGDWQERFCAICARYPHLPRGQVYEDLEGWFQA is encoded by the exons AtgctcctggctctgcccttGTGCTGCCCCCTCAGCATGCCCCCGGGGCCCTCTGGTCTCCACGAGCCTCCCAGACTCTGTCCTCTGTGCACCCCCTTCCTGAAG GTACTGGCTAGATGGCGGCTGAGGGCCTGGTGGAGCCTGGCTGGGGGGGCCCTGCTCTTGGCCCTCTGGCTTCTGTGGCCTCCCAGGCTAGTCCCTGGGGAGACCCTGGAGCCCCAGCCCACACTTACCATCCTCGTCTGGCACTGGCCCTTTGCTGACGAGCCCCCGGACCTGCCTAGCGACACCTGTACCCGCTTTGGGGCCACCCACTGCCGCCTGAGCGCCAACCGAAGCCTGCTGGCCAGTGCTGACGCTGTGGTCTTCCACCACCGTGAACTGCAGGCACACCGGGTCCGGCTGCCCCTAGACAGGCGGCCGCAGGGGCAGCCCTGGGTCTGGGCCTCCATGGAGTCGCCCAGCCACACGCATGGCCTCAGGCGCCTCCACGGCATCTTCAACTGGGTGCTGAGCTACCGGCAGGACTCGGACATCTTCGTGCCCTATGGCCACCTGGAGCCGCGCACGgggcccccgcccccgccactgccaaccaaaagtggGGTGGCCACCTGGGTGGTCAGCAACTTCCAGGAGCGACAGCAGCGGGCGCGACTGTACCGTCAGCTGGCGCCTTACCTGCGGATAGATGTGTTTGGCCGGGCTATCGGGCGGCCACTCTGTGCCGACTGCCTGCTGCCCACCGTGGCCCGCTACCGTTTCTACCTGGCCTTTGAGAACTCTCAGCACCGAGACTACATCACGGAAAAGTTCTGGCGTAACGCGCTGGCGGCCGGCACTGTGCCTGTGGTGCTGGGGCCCCCGCGGGCCAACTACGAGGCTTTTGTGCCGCCCGACACCTTTGTGCACGTGGACGACTTCGGCTCGACCCGGGAGTTGGCCGCCTTCCTGGCTGGCATGAACAAGACTCGCTACCAGCGCTTCTTTGCCTGGCGCGACCAGCTGCGCGTGCGGCTGGTCGGCGACTGGCAGGAGCGCTTTTGCGCCATCTGTGCCCGCTACCCCCACCTGCCTCGAGGCCAGGTCTATGAGGACCTTGAGGGCTGGTTCCAGGCCTGA
- the NPDC1 gene encoding neural proliferation differentiation and control protein 1 isoform X1: MATPAPPPSPRHLRLLRLLLSGLILGAALRGAAAGRLDATTCPGSLDCALRRRARCPPGAHVCGPCLQPFQEDQHGLCVPRTRRPPGRGLPQPRLEDEIDFLAQELARQEAGPSGLTQQPQPEVRHRLLEPAATLGLSQPGRGPELGLPFPRGAPTPASHASLGSPVSSGPVHMSPLEPRGGRGDGLVLVPILACSLAGAAALAMAAFCWCRLQREIRLSQKADYAAQKDPGSPASPRISPGDQRLAHSAEVYHYQHQKQQMLCLERHKEPPKELDSVSSDEENEDGDFTVYECPGLAPTGEMEVRNPLFDDSSLATPPLQ; encoded by the exons ATGGCGACTCCCGCCCCTCCACCTTCCCCGCGGCACCTGCGGCTGCTGCGGCTCCTGCTTTCCGGCCTCATCCTCGGTGCGGCCTTGCGCGGGGCCGCCGCCGGACGCCTGG ATGCAACCACCTGCCCCGGGAGCCTGGACTGTGCCCTGAGGAGGCGGGCACGGTGCCCCCCAGGTGCGCACGTCTGTGGGCCCTGCCTTCAACCCTTCCAGGAGGACCAGCACGGACTCTGTGTGCCCAGGACACGCCGGCCTCCAG GGAGGGGCTTACCCCAGCCCAGATTGGAAGATGAGATCGACTTTCTAGCCCAGGAGCTTGCCCGGCAGGAGGCAGGGCCCTCAGGGCTCACCCAGCAGCCACAGCCAGAGGTCCGACATCGGCTTCTGGAGCCTG CAGCCACCCTGGGGCTGTCCCAGCCGGGCCGGGGACCCGAGCTGGGCCTCCCCTTCCCCCGGGGAGCCCCTACGCCCGCTTCTCATGCCTCCTTGGGCTCCCCAGTGTCATCGGGGCCCGTGCATATGTCTCCCCTGGAGCCCCGAGGCGGGCGCGGCGATGGCCTGGTCCTCG TGCCGATCCTGGCGTGCTCCTTGGCCGGCGCAGCCGCCCTCGCCATGGCCGCCTTCTGCTGGTGCAG GCTGCAGCGAGAAATCCGCCTGAGCCAGAAGGCCGACTACGCTGCGCAGAAGGACCCCGGCTCCCCGGCGTCTCCCCGGATCTCG CCCGGGGACCAGCGACTGGCGCACAGCGCCGAGGTGTACCACTACCAGCACCAAAAGCAGCAGATGCTGTGCCTGGAGCG GCATAAAGAGCCCCCCAAGGAGCTGGACTCGGTGTCCTCGGACGAGGAGAACGAAGACGGAGACTTCACGGTGTACGAGTGCCCGGGCCTGGCTCCG ACCGGAGAGATGGAGGTCCGGAACCCGCTATTCGACGACTCCTCGCTGGCCACGCCCCCACTGCAGTGA
- the NPDC1 gene encoding neural proliferation differentiation and control protein 1 isoform X2, which produces MATPAPPPSPRHLRLLRLLLSGLILGAALRGAAAGRLDATTCPGSLDCALRRRARCPPGAHVCGPCLQPFQEDQHGLCVPRTRRPPAATLGLSQPGRGPELGLPFPRGAPTPASHASLGSPVSSGPVHMSPLEPRGGRGDGLVLVPILACSLAGAAALAMAAFCWCRLQREIRLSQKADYAAQKDPGSPASPRISPGDQRLAHSAEVYHYQHQKQQMLCLERHKEPPKELDSVSSDEENEDGDFTVYECPGLAPTGEMEVRNPLFDDSSLATPPLQ; this is translated from the exons ATGGCGACTCCCGCCCCTCCACCTTCCCCGCGGCACCTGCGGCTGCTGCGGCTCCTGCTTTCCGGCCTCATCCTCGGTGCGGCCTTGCGCGGGGCCGCCGCCGGACGCCTGG ATGCAACCACCTGCCCCGGGAGCCTGGACTGTGCCCTGAGGAGGCGGGCACGGTGCCCCCCAGGTGCGCACGTCTGTGGGCCCTGCCTTCAACCCTTCCAGGAGGACCAGCACGGACTCTGTGTGCCCAGGACACGCCGGCCTCCAG CAGCCACCCTGGGGCTGTCCCAGCCGGGCCGGGGACCCGAGCTGGGCCTCCCCTTCCCCCGGGGAGCCCCTACGCCCGCTTCTCATGCCTCCTTGGGCTCCCCAGTGTCATCGGGGCCCGTGCATATGTCTCCCCTGGAGCCCCGAGGCGGGCGCGGCGATGGCCTGGTCCTCG TGCCGATCCTGGCGTGCTCCTTGGCCGGCGCAGCCGCCCTCGCCATGGCCGCCTTCTGCTGGTGCAG GCTGCAGCGAGAAATCCGCCTGAGCCAGAAGGCCGACTACGCTGCGCAGAAGGACCCCGGCTCCCCGGCGTCTCCCCGGATCTCG CCCGGGGACCAGCGACTGGCGCACAGCGCCGAGGTGTACCACTACCAGCACCAAAAGCAGCAGATGCTGTGCCTGGAGCG GCATAAAGAGCCCCCCAAGGAGCTGGACTCGGTGTCCTCGGACGAGGAGAACGAAGACGGAGACTTCACGGTGTACGAGTGCCCGGGCCTGGCTCCG ACCGGAGAGATGGAGGTCCGGAACCCGCTATTCGACGACTCCTCGCTGGCCACGCCCCCACTGCAGTGA